A genomic segment from Flavobacterium inviolabile encodes:
- a CDS encoding ribonuclease Z — MKVDEKGHTIIIKDTEGEVNTFLEKVSSQHNNFKDFNLVLDVTQDKSVDLKAIKLFTPLSKIHKKGKKSFVIVAENIDFNDVPASLLVVPTLLEAHDMIEMEEIERDLGF, encoded by the coding sequence ATGAAAGTAGACGAAAAAGGACATACTATAATTATTAAAGACACTGAAGGGGAAGTAAATACCTTTTTAGAAAAGGTGAGCAGCCAGCACAATAATTTTAAAGATTTTAACCTGGTTTTAGATGTAACACAGGATAAAAGTGTCGATTTAAAAGCGATCAAACTGTTTACACCTTTGTCTAAAATACATAAAAAAGGAAAGAAATCCTTTGTGATCGTAGCGGAAAATATCGATTTCAATGATGTTCCGGCTTCGCTATTAGTGGTTCCTACACTTTTAGAAGCGCATGACATGATTGAAATGGAAGAGATAGAGCGCGATTTAGGATTTTAA
- a CDS encoding ribonuclease Z — protein MKLTILGCYAATPRTITNPTAQVLEIKNRMFLIDCGEGTQVQLRKNKIKFSRIEHIFISHLHGDHFYGLVGLISTFMLLNRVSDLHVYGPKGIKEVILLQLRLSGSFTGYNLYFHELESTESEVIYEDEKVIVKTIPLKHRVYTNGFLFQEKNKERKLDINTILNYNIEQCYYQKIKNGGDITLDDGTVIPNAQLTFDPEPEKSYAFCSDTVYDETIVPYLKNVSVLYHESTFLETEAHLAGKTMHTTAKQAAAIAKLANAGQLVMGHYSTRYESIAHFKDEAQTIFPHILLADDGKSFEF, from the coding sequence ATGAAACTGACCATATTGGGCTGTTATGCCGCAACACCACGAACAATTACCAATCCGACAGCACAGGTTCTGGAAATTAAAAACCGGATGTTTCTGATTGACTGCGGTGAAGGAACACAGGTACAGCTTCGGAAAAATAAAATAAAATTCTCCCGTATCGAGCACATCTTTATTTCCCATTTGCATGGCGACCATTTCTATGGTCTGGTGGGACTGATTTCCACCTTTATGCTGTTAAACAGGGTGAGCGATTTACATGTTTACGGACCAAAAGGAATCAAGGAAGTTATTTTACTACAATTGCGGCTTTCCGGCTCTTTTACAGGCTATAACCTGTATTTCCATGAATTGGAAAGTACCGAGAGTGAAGTTATTTATGAAGACGAAAAAGTTATTGTGAAAACAATTCCTTTAAAGCATAGGGTTTATACCAATGGCTTTTTGTTTCAGGAAAAAAACAAAGAACGCAAACTCGATATCAATACCATATTAAACTACAATATTGAACAGTGCTATTACCAGAAGATCAAAAACGGTGGTGATATCACTTTAGATGACGGCACGGTGATCCCTAATGCCCAACTTACATTTGACCCGGAACCGGAAAAAAGCTATGCGTTTTGCTCCGATACTGTTTATGATGAAACCATAGTGCCTTATCTTAAAAACGTAAGTGTCCTATACCACGAAAGTACCTTCCTGGAAACGGAAGCACATCTGGCAGGAAAAACCATGCATACCACGGCAAAACAGGCAGCAGCGATAGCAAAGCTTGCCAATGCCGGTCAGCTGGTTATGGGACATTATTCCACGCGGTATGAAAGCATAGCGCATTTTAAAGATGAAGCACAAACTATATTTCCGCATATTTTATTGGCAGACGATGGTAAGTCGTTTGAATTCTAA
- the pdxH gene encoding pyridoxamine 5'-phosphate oxidase, whose amino-acid sequence MSDLSNYRKSYEKKALVETDIPEDPINLFQKWFYEVEEFGGIEEVNAMTVATIGLDGFPKSRVVLLKKFNEEGFIFFTNYNSEKGKAISHNPHICLSFFWPTAERQVIIKGIAEKTSELVSDGYFDSRPDGSKLGAIVSAQSDVIPSREYLEENLKKLEQEYEGKEIPRPQHWGGFLVRPVEVEFWQGRPNRLHDRIRYKLQEDYYWKIERLSS is encoded by the coding sequence ATGAGTGATTTAAGCAACTATAGAAAATCCTACGAAAAGAAAGCCTTAGTGGAAACGGATATACCGGAAGATCCGATTAACCTGTTCCAGAAGTGGTTTTATGAAGTAGAAGAGTTTGGTGGTATTGAAGAAGTAAATGCCATGACGGTTGCGACTATCGGTTTGGACGGATTTCCAAAATCGAGAGTCGTTTTATTAAAAAAATTCAACGAAGAAGGCTTTATTTTCTTCACCAATTATAATTCCGAAAAAGGGAAAGCCATTTCCCATAATCCGCATATCTGTCTGTCTTTCTTTTGGCCCACAGCCGAGCGCCAGGTAATCATTAAGGGCATAGCCGAAAAAACATCGGAGCTGGTTTCCGATGGTTATTTTGACAGCCGTCCGGACGGAAGTAAACTGGGTGCCATTGTTTCGGCCCAAAGTGACGTAATTCCATCACGGGAATATCTGGAAGAAAATCTTAAAAAACTGGAACAGGAATATGAAGGAAAAGAAATTCCGCGGCCACAACATTGGGGCGGTTTCCTGGTTCGTCCGGTAGAAGTGGAATTCTGGCAGGGAAGACCCAACCGCCTGCACGACCGCATACGCTATAAATTGCAGGAAGATTACTACTGGAAAATAGAACGACTTTCGTCGTAA
- a CDS encoding CAP domain-containing protein, producing the protein MKLFRCTLLVCFFMMLISCSTDSANETIDTPKVVNDFTYNQEELQIEQKLNSYRASKGLAPLSRINHISHVSEGHDNYMISTKTVDHSYFEEREQNLKATLGAKRVGENIAYGYSTIDATFNAWLNSDLHKMNIEGDYTNFGVAVRKDANGDMYITNMFIKK; encoded by the coding sequence ATGAAGCTATTTCGTTGCACATTACTTGTGTGCTTTTTTATGATGTTGATTTCCTGTTCAACGGATAGTGCTAATGAGACGATCGACACGCCTAAAGTTGTAAATGATTTTACCTATAATCAGGAAGAACTTCAGATTGAACAAAAATTAAACAGTTACAGAGCCAGTAAAGGACTGGCACCTTTGAGCAGAATCAATCATATATCGCATGTTTCGGAAGGACATGACAATTATATGATTTCGACTAAAACAGTTGACCATTCGTATTTTGAAGAAAGAGAGCAGAACTTAAAAGCCACATTAGGAGCGAAAAGAGTAGGCGAGAACATTGCTTACGGTTACAGCACTATTGATGCCACTTTTAACGCCTGGCTAAACAGTGATCTTCATAAAATGAATATCGAAGGGGATTATACCAATTTTGGTGTTGCCGTGCGAAAAGATGCAAACGGCGATATGTATATCACCAATATGTTTATTAAAAAATAA
- a CDS encoding OmpA family protein translates to MKIKTILLFTFIGMLSGFAQNSRLNNANKKYDKYAYIDAIAVYEKVADKGYKSVNLFEKLGNAYYFNGELDKAEKWYRELFALNQAVDPEYYFRYSQALKSVGKYDEADKMLQTFSQKTNDPIGKELLANPDYIQRLSKDSGRYQVENSGTNSKYSDYGSAFYGEDVVFASARDTGGVFQRKHKWTNQYFTKLYTARIAGEGFLDPAVKFSSSIDTRFHESTPVFTKDGNTMYFTRNNYNDGKKGKSSDRIIKLKIYKASLVNGKWDDIKELPFNNNNYSVAHPALSPDEKTLYFSSDMPGTSGASDIYKVAINSNGTYGKPENLGKAINTTGRESFPFVSLKNELYFASDGHLGIGGLDVFKSKMNADGSFSAPENLGSPVNSPKDDFAYIVDTRAQMGYFSSNREGGMGSDDIYKFRELRCDQILKGTITDKESGLPLLNAKVTLFDSNMKEMGSRMTDSNGHYTFETIDCDKRYYVRAENTDYETKEVNVTIPAKSGETVVDIALEKRVIPIEVGTDLAKVLDIEIIYFDLDKWNIRPDAAVDLQKVIAVMKEHPTMVVDIRSHTDSRQTHQYNERLSDRRAKSTLEYMVKNGIERNRLTAKGYGETRLVNGCSDGVPCSEAEHQKNRRSEFIVIKM, encoded by the coding sequence ATGAAAATCAAAACTATACTTCTATTTACTTTTATTGGTATGCTCTCAGGATTTGCTCAGAATTCGAGGCTCAATAATGCCAATAAGAAATATGACAAATATGCCTATATTGATGCTATTGCCGTTTATGAAAAAGTAGCCGATAAAGGATATAAATCCGTTAATCTGTTTGAAAAACTTGGAAATGCCTATTATTTCAACGGAGAACTGGATAAAGCTGAAAAATGGTACCGGGAACTTTTTGCCCTTAACCAGGCTGTGGATCCGGAATATTATTTCCGATATTCCCAGGCACTGAAATCTGTAGGGAAATATGATGAAGCCGATAAGATGCTGCAAACGTTTTCCCAGAAAACAAATGATCCTATCGGTAAGGAGCTGCTGGCTAATCCCGATTATATCCAGCGGTTATCCAAAGATTCCGGACGCTACCAGGTTGAAAATTCCGGTACAAATTCGAAATATTCCGATTACGGATCTGCTTTCTACGGAGAAGATGTGGTATTTGCTTCTGCCCGCGATACCGGCGGCGTGTTTCAAAGAAAACACAAATGGACCAACCAGTATTTTACAAAACTCTATACGGCCAGGATTGCAGGAGAAGGTTTTTTGGATCCTGCCGTAAAATTTTCAAGCTCGATAGATACCCGTTTTCATGAATCGACTCCGGTATTTACCAAAGATGGAAACACGATGTATTTTACCCGTAACAATTATAACGATGGTAAAAAAGGAAAAAGCAGCGACCGCATTATCAAGCTGAAAATCTATAAAGCATCTTTAGTGAACGGAAAATGGGACGATATTAAAGAATTGCCGTTTAACAACAACAATTACAGTGTGGCGCATCCGGCGTTAAGCCCGGATGAAAAAACACTTTATTTTTCATCAGACATGCCGGGAACATCCGGTGCTTCAGATATTTATAAAGTAGCCATCAATAGCAACGGAACCTATGGTAAACCGGAAAACCTCGGTAAAGCAATCAATACTACCGGCAGGGAATCCTTTCCGTTTGTATCGCTGAAAAATGAGCTGTACTTTGCCTCCGACGGTCATTTGGGCATTGGCGGACTGGATGTTTTCAAATCGAAAATGAATGCTGACGGCAGTTTTTCTGCTCCGGAAAATCTGGGAAGTCCCGTGAACAGTCCTAAAGATGATTTTGCTTATATCGTGGATACCCGGGCACAAATGGGATATTTCAGCTCGAACCGTGAAGGCGGAATGGGATCGGATGATATTTATAAATTCCGGGAACTGCGATGCGACCAGATCCTAAAAGGTACAATTACCGATAAAGAAAGCGGTTTACCGCTCTTGAATGCCAAAGTCACCCTGTTTGATTCCAATATGAAGGAAATGGGCAGCCGGATGACCGATAGCAACGGACATTATACTTTTGAAACCATCGATTGTGATAAGAGATATTATGTAAGGGCTGAAAATACCGATTATGAAACCAAAGAAGTAAATGTAACCATACCGGCCAAATCCGGGGAAACAGTTGTGGATATTGCCCTTGAAAAACGCGTTATCCCGATTGAAGTGGGAACCGATCTGGCAAAAGTACTGGATATCGAAATCATTTATTTTGACCTGGACAAATGGAATATCCGTCCGGATGCCGCTGTAGATTTACAAAAAGTAATTGCTGTGATGAAAGAACATCCAACGATGGTCGTGGATATCCGTTCCCATACAGACAGCCGTCAGACACACCAGTACAACGAACGTTTGTCCGACCGAAGAGCCAAATCGACTTTAGAGTATATGGTTAAAAATGGTATCGAAAGAAACCGCTTAACGGCTAAAGGTTATGGCGAAACCCGATTGGTTAACGGTTGTTCGGATGGTGTTCCCTGCTCGGAAGCCGAACATCAGAAAAACAGACGCAGTGAATTTATTGTTATAAAAATGTAA
- a CDS encoding PorP/SprF family type IX secretion system membrane protein, translated as MKTQIIIFVFILISVTGYSQQDSQYTQYMYNTININPGYAGSRGVMSVYGMYRRQWVGLDGAPTTGAASINTPINNSNVGLGLSFLNDKIGPSTENNISLDVSYTIQTSGDYKISFGVKATANLFSIDVNKLNIQHQGDPQFQNLNMDFSPNVGTGIYVHSDNTYFGLSVPNFLETKHYKDNSVSVTKERLHYYFIAGHVFDFSTELKFKPALLVKAVEGAPLQVDVSGNFLISDKLTLGVAYRWDAAVSALAGFQITDSWFIGYAYDAETTRLANYNSGSHEIFLRFEFLNNYNRVLTPRFF; from the coding sequence ATGAAAACACAAATTATAATATTCGTTTTTATATTGATCAGTGTGACAGGTTATTCACAACAAGACTCTCAATATACTCAGTATATGTACAATACCATTAACATAAATCCTGGTTATGCCGGTTCCCGTGGTGTAATGAGCGTTTATGGGATGTACAGAAGACAATGGGTAGGATTAGATGGAGCGCCCACCACCGGTGCGGCCTCCATCAATACACCTATCAACAATTCTAATGTAGGACTTGGTCTTTCCTTTTTAAACGATAAAATCGGTCCTTCCACAGAAAACAATATTTCTCTTGATGTATCTTATACTATCCAGACTTCCGGGGATTATAAAATTTCCTTTGGCGTAAAAGCAACAGCAAACCTGTTTAGCATCGATGTTAACAAACTGAACATTCAGCACCAGGGTGATCCGCAGTTCCAGAACCTGAATATGGACTTTAGTCCGAATGTAGGAACCGGGATATACGTTCACTCTGACAATACTTATTTCGGTTTGTCTGTTCCGAACTTTCTGGAAACCAAACATTATAAAGACAATTCGGTTTCTGTAACCAAAGAGCGTCTGCATTATTATTTCATTGCCGGTCACGTATTTGACTTTAGCACGGAATTAAAATTCAAACCTGCTTTATTGGTAAAAGCTGTTGAAGGAGCACCATTACAAGTGGACGTTTCCGGAAACTTCCTGATCTCTGATAAGTTAACTCTTGGCGTAGCCTACAGATGGGATGCCGCTGTGAGTGCTTTGGCTGGATTTCAAATCACAGATTCCTGGTTTATCGGTTATGCCTATGATGCGGAAACAACCCGCCTGGCAAATTACAACTCCGGTTCCCATGAAATATTCCTGCGATTTGAATTTTTGAACAACTACAACAGAGTGTTAACACCCCGATTCTTTTAA